The following proteins are encoded in a genomic region of Streptomyces collinus Tu 365:
- a CDS encoding patatin-like phospholipase family protein, whose amino-acid sequence MTEALVLGGGGVGGIAWLTGVLAGLAERGRDVTGAGLLLGTSAGATVAAQLGSGLGLEELYARQVDPALQSAEIMAEMDLEKFGAEFGAAAAAASSLPELRRAVGRMALEARTVTEAERLAVIESRLPSHSWPERALKVVAVDAGSGEARVFDRDSGVPLVDAVAASCAVPGVWPPVTVDGHRYVDGGVRSMANADYADGADRLVVLLPLGATDPFPTERPVERVVAERRAAGAEVWVIEPDEASRAAIGDNALDPATRRPAAEAGRAQGRELTPPWDDRG is encoded by the coding sequence ATGACCGAGGCGTTGGTGCTGGGCGGCGGCGGGGTGGGCGGGATCGCCTGGCTCACCGGGGTGTTGGCGGGGCTGGCCGAGCGGGGGCGGGACGTGACGGGGGCCGGCCTGCTGCTCGGGACCTCCGCGGGCGCGACCGTCGCCGCCCAACTGGGCAGCGGGCTCGGCCTGGAGGAGCTCTACGCCCGTCAGGTGGACCCCGCGCTGCAGTCCGCCGAGATCATGGCCGAGATGGATCTGGAGAAGTTCGGCGCCGAGTTCGGGGCCGCGGCGGCCGCCGCCTCCTCGCTGCCGGAGCTGCGGCGCGCGGTGGGCCGGATGGCGCTGGAGGCGCGGACCGTCACGGAGGCCGAGCGGCTGGCGGTGATCGAGTCGCGGCTGCCCTCCCACAGCTGGCCCGAACGCGCGCTGAAGGTGGTCGCCGTGGACGCCGGGAGCGGCGAGGCCCGGGTCTTCGACCGGGACTCGGGGGTGCCGCTGGTGGACGCGGTGGCGGCGAGCTGCGCCGTGCCGGGCGTGTGGCCGCCGGTCACCGTCGACGGACACCGGTACGTCGACGGCGGCGTACGGTCCATGGCCAACGCCGACTACGCGGACGGCGCGGACCGGCTGGTGGTCCTGCTCCCGCTGGGCGCCACCGATCCGTTCCCCACGGAGCGGCCGGTGGAGCGGGTCGTCGCCGAACGGCGCGCGGCGGGCGCCGAGGTGTGGGTGATCGAGCCGGACGAGGCGTCCCGGGCGGCGATCGGCGACAACGCCCTCGACCCGGCCACCCGCCGCCCGGCCGCCGAGGCGGGCCGCGCCCAGGGCCGCGAACTGACGCCGCCCTGGGACGACCGGGGCTGA
- a CDS encoding CapA family protein, whose amino-acid sequence MLTPLALVAALAGCGLVGGGDDSAPAGGGRSFTVAAAGDILIHSQLIDQARADAGKTGKGTDGLDFGPLMAGIKPVISKADLAICHMEPVIGKPKGPFESYPDFLIPPQIAGTIKDIGYDTCSTASNHSIDHGYAGVERTLDTLDAAGLKHTGSFRTEKDALTPLIMKVKGVKVAQISFAFGFNAHELPNDKPWLVNQNDLGRIRAAEKRARAAGAEVVILSIHWGREHHPNPSTPQLEFARQLARRTGIDLIIGHHAHVVQPMEKVDGTWIAYGLGNQVARHDVPTGLTEEGVIGWFTFTERDGRWQVEPRYEPTLVEIPPDPEVTADGTPAEPVKGQVRDYRLVDVAAELKRDDLSDVERSRLRLAFERTEGTMLNRGAAKDGLRPLTELPG is encoded by the coding sequence ATGCTGACCCCGCTCGCCCTCGTCGCCGCGCTGGCGGGGTGCGGACTCGTCGGTGGCGGTGACGACTCGGCGCCGGCGGGCGGCGGACGCTCGTTCACCGTAGCCGCGGCCGGGGACATCCTCATCCATTCGCAGCTGATCGACCAGGCCAGGGCGGACGCCGGGAAGACCGGCAAGGGCACCGACGGGCTGGACTTCGGCCCGCTGATGGCCGGGATCAAGCCGGTGATCAGCAAGGCCGACCTGGCGATCTGCCACATGGAACCGGTGATCGGCAAGCCGAAGGGGCCCTTCGAGAGCTACCCCGACTTCCTGATCCCGCCGCAGATAGCCGGGACGATCAAGGACATCGGGTACGACACCTGCTCCACCGCCTCCAACCACTCGATCGACCACGGTTACGCCGGAGTCGAGCGCACCCTGGACACCCTGGACGCCGCCGGCCTGAAGCACACGGGCTCCTTCCGGACCGAGAAGGACGCGCTCACCCCGCTGATCATGAAGGTCAAGGGCGTGAAGGTCGCGCAGATCTCCTTCGCCTTCGGCTTCAACGCCCACGAGCTGCCCAACGACAAGCCCTGGCTGGTCAACCAGAACGACCTGGGCCGGATCCGGGCCGCCGAGAAGCGGGCCCGCGCGGCCGGCGCCGAGGTCGTGATCCTCTCCATCCACTGGGGCCGTGAGCACCACCCCAATCCGTCGACCCCGCAGCTGGAGTTCGCCCGGCAGCTGGCCCGCAGGACCGGCATCGACCTGATCATCGGGCACCACGCGCACGTCGTGCAGCCGATGGAGAAGGTCGACGGCACCTGGATCGCGTACGGGCTCGGCAACCAGGTCGCCCGCCACGACGTGCCGACCGGCCTCACCGAGGAGGGGGTCATCGGCTGGTTCACCTTCACCGAGCGCGACGGCAGGTGGCAGGTCGAGCCGCGCTACGAGCCGACCCTCGTGGAGATCCCGCCGGACCCCGAGGTGACGGCGGACGGCACCCCGGCCGAGCCGGTGAAGGGCCAGGTGCGCGACTACCGCCTGGTGGACGTGGCGGCCGAGCTGAAGCGGGACGACCTCAGCGACGTGGAGCGCTCCCGTCTCCGGCTGGCCTTCGAGCGGACCGAGGGCACCATGCTCAACCGCGGTGCGGCGAAGGACGGTCTCAGGCCCCTGACGGAGCTGCCCGGCTGA
- a CDS encoding NlpC/P60 family protein: MPKRKGRPVLHAVTVLSLLAGSAYFTYELRKDEEAKVPAVQAVTDRPDLENSGKATGKQTWERLHNPTRSVLRGENGDILGTFTDGARTATLRGPSRTFTEPANTQSRVVTQDWVRLMPEAWHKGAEKEKWFKDWFKEYNGSEADDIFAIAFQYVQGAPVKKDDEGVPYAGDAVFGPFKADGVDRLEQNDFYDYLGINYTFRNGTTMVARKERYRALDCSGFMRMVWGYRARFPLMATNTDGDGLPRSADGMARSKVGVDVLKLSGPSPWYTRPQNIDVVQPGDLLFFKMDHRTGNHLDHVAMYLGVDTDGHRVFISSRKEVNGPTMGDKGGASRIDGNGFYAGLLRSAKRL; this comes from the coding sequence ATGCCGAAGCGCAAAGGCCGTCCCGTTCTCCACGCGGTCACGGTCCTCTCGCTGCTCGCGGGCAGCGCCTACTTCACCTACGAGCTCCGCAAGGACGAGGAGGCGAAGGTCCCGGCCGTGCAGGCGGTGACCGACCGCCCCGACCTGGAGAACTCGGGCAAGGCCACCGGGAAGCAGACCTGGGAGCGGCTGCACAACCCGACGCGTTCCGTGCTGCGCGGCGAGAACGGCGACATCCTCGGCACGTTCACCGACGGAGCCCGCACCGCGACCCTCCGCGGTCCTTCGCGCACCTTCACCGAGCCGGCCAACACCCAGTCCCGGGTGGTCACCCAGGACTGGGTCCGCCTGATGCCGGAAGCCTGGCACAAGGGCGCCGAGAAGGAGAAGTGGTTCAAGGACTGGTTCAAGGAGTACAACGGCAGCGAGGCCGACGACATCTTCGCGATCGCCTTCCAGTACGTCCAGGGCGCGCCCGTGAAGAAGGACGACGAGGGTGTCCCGTACGCGGGCGACGCCGTCTTCGGCCCCTTCAAGGCGGACGGCGTCGACCGCCTGGAGCAGAACGACTTCTACGACTATCTCGGCATCAACTACACCTTCCGCAACGGCACCACGATGGTGGCGCGCAAGGAGCGCTACCGCGCCCTCGACTGCTCCGGGTTCATGCGGATGGTCTGGGGCTACCGGGCCCGCTTCCCGCTGATGGCGACCAACACCGACGGGGACGGACTGCCGCGCAGCGCCGACGGCATGGCCCGCTCGAAGGTGGGCGTGGACGTCCTGAAGCTCTCCGGCCCGTCCCCGTGGTACACGCGCCCCCAGAACATCGACGTCGTCCAGCCCGGTGACCTGCTCTTCTTCAAGATGGACCACCGCACCGGCAACCATCTGGACCACGTCGCCATGTATCTGGGCGTGGACACCGACGGCCACCGCGTCTTCATCTCCAGCCGCAAGGAGGTCAACGGGCCGACGATGGGCGACAAGGGCGGTGCCTCCCGCATCGACGGCAACGGCTTCTACGCCGGCCTGCTGCGCAGCGCCAAGCGCCTGTGA
- the pgsB gene encoding poly-gamma-glutamate synthase PgsB, which yields MLFLYAVLMVGCAILLVAGVVEQRRHFTNLNHVPARVLVNGIRGKSSITRLCAGALRGGGLVTVAKTTGTAARFIHPDATEEPVYRKFGIANVVEQIGIVRRAAAYHPDALVIECMAVMPALQEINQSKLIRSTIGVLCNVREDHLAEMGPTLDDVARSLSRSMPEGGICVTAEQERFAILQEEADSRDCELIYADPETVTDEELRGFSWFTFKENVAIALKVAELLGVERQTALQGMYDAPPDPGVLSVERYVTEDGRKLRFANVFAANDPESTLMNINQLLDLGAIHRPLNVVVNCRPDRVERNGQMGEIIPDLDPEKVFVIGHPAKSAIDAMPAEYRSRAVDLGGERREPEEFMRLLLGELGPDSSLVAIGNIHGQGEHLLEHLAELPADDSEDTPEDGGANAAPSTTPTHGPATAASGRRPVPSGVPEHVETVRLYAPRIDPYQRYSQAYETRYAPQPHVPVQRTAHDPSPRRPDHGEPSEQAYHAYQPHQAAEPWPSVSQGPGGAPARPYGSTEQHGAHGLFEPRLPPAHPADDPQQWRSPGEPR from the coding sequence GTGCTCTTCCTCTACGCCGTCCTGATGGTGGGCTGCGCGATCCTGCTGGTCGCGGGCGTCGTCGAACAGCGGCGGCACTTCACCAACCTGAACCACGTCCCCGCCCGTGTGCTGGTCAACGGCATCCGCGGCAAGTCGTCCATCACCCGGCTGTGCGCGGGCGCGCTGCGCGGCGGCGGCCTCGTCACGGTCGCCAAGACCACCGGCACGGCCGCCCGCTTCATCCACCCGGACGCCACCGAGGAGCCGGTCTACCGCAAGTTCGGCATCGCCAACGTCGTCGAGCAGATCGGCATCGTCCGGCGCGCGGCCGCGTACCATCCGGACGCGCTGGTCATCGAGTGCATGGCCGTCATGCCGGCCCTCCAGGAGATCAACCAGTCGAAGCTGATCCGCTCCACGATCGGCGTCCTGTGCAACGTGCGCGAGGACCACCTCGCCGAGATGGGCCCGACCCTCGACGACGTGGCCCGCTCGCTCTCCCGCTCCATGCCGGAGGGCGGCATCTGCGTCACCGCGGAGCAGGAGCGCTTCGCGATCCTCCAGGAGGAGGCCGACTCCCGCGACTGCGAGCTGATCTACGCCGACCCGGAGACGGTCACCGACGAGGAGCTGCGCGGGTTCAGCTGGTTCACCTTCAAGGAGAACGTGGCGATCGCGCTCAAGGTCGCCGAACTCCTCGGTGTGGAGCGGCAAACGGCCCTGCAGGGCATGTACGACGCGCCGCCGGACCCGGGTGTCCTCTCGGTCGAGCGGTACGTCACCGAGGACGGCAGGAAGCTCCGCTTCGCCAACGTCTTCGCGGCCAACGACCCCGAGTCGACGCTGATGAACATCAACCAGCTCCTCGACCTCGGCGCCATCCACCGGCCGCTCAACGTGGTCGTCAACTGCCGTCCCGACCGCGTCGAGCGCAACGGGCAGATGGGGGAGATCATCCCCGATCTCGACCCCGAGAAGGTGTTCGTGATCGGCCACCCGGCCAAGAGCGCCATCGACGCGATGCCCGCCGAGTACCGCTCCCGCGCGGTGGACCTCGGGGGCGAGCGCCGCGAGCCCGAGGAGTTCATGCGGCTGCTGCTCGGCGAACTCGGCCCGGACAGCTCACTGGTCGCCATCGGCAACATCCACGGTCAGGGCGAGCACCTCCTGGAGCACCTCGCCGAACTCCCCGCCGACGACAGCGAGGACACCCCCGAGGACGGCGGCGCGAACGCAGCGCCGAGCACAACGCCGACGCACGGCCCCGCGACCGCGGCGAGCGGGCGGCGCCCGGTCCCGTCGGGCGTGCCCGAGCACGTCGAGACCGTGCGGCTGTACGCGCCGCGGATCGACCCCTACCAGCGGTACTCGCAGGCGTACGAGACGCGTTACGCGCCGCAGCCGCACGTCCCCGTGCAGCGCACCGCGCACGATCCGTCCCCCCGTCGGCCGGACCACGGGGAACCGTCGGAACAGGCGTACCACGCCTACCAGCCCCACCAGGCCGCCGAGCCCTGGCCGTCCGTGTCGCAGGGCCCCGGCGGCGCACCCGCCCGGCCGTACGGCTCCACCGAACAGCACGGCGCCCACGGCCTCTTCGAACCCCGCCTACCCCCCGCCCACCCCGCCGACGACCCGCAGCAGTGGCGCAGCCCAGGAGAGCCCCGTTGA
- a CDS encoding cache domain-containing protein: MSLLGGIRPPIAVLSALLLSLAAVTALVLGPAGDTRLPEAVRTSQQHFAEDGAIALRASIDESVTDLERSAGLFSAGAPVSGDAVLDKLGNTYQKWMGTAVIEIRSGKLVAARGETVPLTSLDRSELGAEGGLAPRMVRLENGEVRLLSFALLSWPGRPQLLLVASNSLKFPGISLGQFRAIAVVDRAGTILSSDGIPEPEQVLTDLQRKEVTASNKQLRAFAKKAAGQAGRKPLTTKEPGSGGYLGISGSLLGGTWLSDRSVAGYATLSSPQPGEATTATALGLTVVAMVKVAEDPTHTTSPVFGLVAAGALLLIGGIAVAVLLGTVQRPLIRLFLESRRLTRGDLARPVNVPGYGEAHRIGTALERLRRRLLGEPGGDDGPVPAPRGARRIGTRGLLAVSALLLLAWSAPLLLILNRADATVVVPQQLVNDQRERTDTLTDRVRRALNEGEADLQSVASLIGDRTTPADMTKVLDRTLNQHLRYQSLYVVDAAGRVVTRVGGAPHAARTKPATADPIELLGRGGTKPLIVGTAEIPGRDGSALVGEFRIDFLNSMLKRPGLGVVRVVDDHGKVVAGNTGYLAFQSLPSDRLKDLVLAAGQRVGKSAHPAGVLYRENGVQIAGAAPFVGGGPAKELGWTVVSWQPANRLAIPEYDVQHRTVLAGLLGAAAAATCLGWMHIVVARPLRALAEQAEALADGDRKTVLFPRNHDEVGAVTRSLELIRQQLQAQRGPQPAGRRGVPDTASQQQVRN; the protein is encoded by the coding sequence ATGTCGCTGCTCGGTGGCATCAGACCGCCCATCGCGGTCCTCTCCGCGCTGCTCCTCTCCCTCGCGGCCGTCACCGCCCTGGTGCTCGGCCCGGCCGGCGACACCCGCCTCCCCGAGGCCGTCCGTACCTCGCAGCAGCACTTCGCCGAGGACGGCGCGATCGCTCTGCGCGCCTCCATCGACGAGTCGGTGACCGACCTCGAACGCTCCGCCGGCCTCTTCAGCGCCGGTGCCCCCGTCTCCGGTGACGCCGTGCTCGACAAACTGGGCAACACGTACCAGAAGTGGATGGGAACGGCGGTCATCGAGATCCGCTCCGGCAAGCTCGTCGCGGCCCGCGGCGAGACCGTCCCGCTGACCTCGCTCGACCGGTCCGAGCTCGGCGCCGAGGGCGGACTCGCCCCGCGCATGGTGCGCCTGGAGAACGGCGAGGTCCGGCTGCTCTCCTTCGCGCTGCTGTCCTGGCCGGGCCGGCCCCAGCTGCTCCTCGTCGCCTCCAACAGCCTGAAGTTCCCGGGCATCAGCCTCGGCCAGTTCCGGGCCATCGCGGTCGTCGACCGGGCCGGGACCATCCTCAGCAGCGACGGCATCCCCGAGCCCGAGCAGGTGCTCACCGACCTCCAGCGCAAGGAGGTCACCGCATCGAACAAGCAGCTCAGGGCCTTCGCCAAGAAAGCGGCGGGCCAGGCGGGCCGCAAGCCGCTCACCACGAAGGAGCCCGGCTCCGGCGGTTACCTCGGCATCAGCGGCAGCCTGCTCGGCGGCACCTGGCTCAGCGACCGGTCCGTGGCCGGCTACGCCACGCTCTCCTCACCCCAGCCCGGCGAGGCCACCACCGCCACCGCCCTCGGCCTCACGGTGGTCGCCATGGTGAAGGTCGCCGAGGACCCCACCCACACCACCTCGCCCGTCTTCGGCCTCGTCGCCGCCGGTGCCCTGCTGCTCATCGGCGGCATAGCCGTCGCCGTCCTGCTCGGCACCGTCCAGCGGCCGCTGATCCGGCTCTTCCTCGAATCGCGCCGGCTCACCCGCGGCGACCTGGCGCGCCCGGTGAACGTCCCCGGCTACGGCGAGGCCCACCGCATCGGCACGGCCCTGGAACGGCTGCGCCGCCGGCTGCTCGGCGAACCCGGGGGCGACGACGGGCCCGTGCCCGCCCCGCGCGGGGCGCGCCGCATCGGCACCCGCGGCCTCCTCGCCGTGTCCGCGCTCCTGCTGCTCGCCTGGTCGGCTCCGCTGCTGCTCATCCTCAACCGGGCGGACGCCACCGTCGTCGTGCCGCAGCAGCTCGTCAACGACCAGCGCGAACGCACCGACACGCTCACCGACCGGGTGCGCCGCGCGCTCAACGAGGGCGAGGCCGACCTCCAGTCCGTGGCCTCGCTGATCGGCGACCGCACCACCCCCGCCGACATGACCAAGGTGCTCGACCGCACCCTCAACCAGCACCTGCGCTACCAGTCGCTCTACGTCGTGGACGCCGCAGGCCGGGTGGTCACCCGGGTCGGCGGCGCACCGCACGCGGCCCGCACCAAGCCGGCCACCGCCGACCCGATCGAACTGCTCGGGCGGGGCGGCACCAAGCCCCTGATCGTCGGCACCGCGGAGATCCCCGGGCGGGACGGCTCGGCGCTCGTCGGCGAGTTCCGGATCGACTTCCTCAACTCGATGCTCAAACGGCCGGGCCTGGGTGTCGTCCGGGTGGTCGACGACCACGGCAAGGTCGTCGCGGGCAACACCGGATACCTCGCCTTCCAGTCCCTGCCCAGCGACCGCCTGAAGGACCTGGTCCTCGCGGCCGGCCAGCGCGTCGGCAAGTCCGCCCACCCCGCCGGCGTCCTGTACCGCGAGAACGGGGTGCAGATCGCCGGCGCCGCCCCCTTCGTGGGCGGCGGCCCCGCCAAGGAACTCGGCTGGACCGTCGTGAGCTGGCAGCCGGCGAACCGGCTCGCCATCCCGGAGTACGACGTCCAGCACCGCACCGTCCTCGCCGGACTGCTCGGCGCCGCCGCTGCCGCCACCTGCCTCGGCTGGATGCACATCGTGGTGGCCCGGCCGCTGCGTGCCCTCGCGGAACAGGCCGAGGCCCTCGCCGACGGCGACCGGAAGACGGTCCTGTTCCCGCGCAACCACGACGAGGTCGGCGCGGTCACCCGCTCCCTGGAGCTGATCCGCCAACAGCTCCAGGCACAGCGCGGACCACAGCCGGCCGGGCGCCGCGGCGTCCCGGACACCGCTTCCCAGCAGCAGGTAAGGAACTGA
- a CDS encoding poly-gamma-glutamate biosynthesis protein PgsC/CapC has product MIPSVLTPEIAAIGIGLGLMFSLICYLTTNLSPGGMITPGWLALTLIEDLQRAALVVGVTVLTYASTLLLQRFVILYGKRLFAAVVLTGVLIQATVIIVLQMEFPLLYANQTLGFIVPGLVGYQLVRQPKGATLLSTGSVTLATYVVLTAGILLGAMPSA; this is encoded by the coding sequence TTGATCCCCTCCGTCCTCACCCCCGAGATCGCCGCGATCGGTATCGGCCTGGGCCTGATGTTCTCGCTGATCTGCTACCTCACGACCAACCTCTCGCCCGGCGGCATGATCACTCCGGGCTGGCTGGCGCTCACCCTCATCGAGGACCTCCAGCGCGCGGCCCTGGTCGTCGGCGTGACCGTGCTGACGTACGCGAGCACCCTGCTGCTCCAGCGCTTCGTGATCCTCTACGGCAAGCGGCTGTTCGCGGCCGTCGTGCTGACCGGCGTGCTGATCCAGGCGACCGTGATCATCGTGCTCCAGATGGAGTTCCCGCTGCTGTACGCCAACCAGACCCTCGGCTTCATCGTTCCCGGTCTCGTCGGCTACCAGCTGGTGCGCCAGCCCAAGGGAGCCACGCTGCTGTCGACCGGTTCGGTCACCCTCGCCACCTATGTGGTGCTGACCGCCGGAATCCTCCTCGGCGCCATGCCGTCCGCCTGA